Proteins found in one Mucilaginibacter gracilis genomic segment:
- a CDS encoding ABC transporter ATP-binding protein has protein sequence MEKEAKIDIQPEETSEKEAPKANANEIVVEIKNLKKSFGSKDVLTNINLSLKRGENLVVLGRSGSGKSVTIKCIVGLLTQDEGECKVFGQEVSDMDDKELKELRVKVGFLFQSGALYDSMSVRDNLEFPLIRVLKQHDQAELDKGVNDVLQSVGLADAIDKMPSDLSGGMRKRIGLARTLIVKPEIMLYDEPTTGLDPITSREISELILEMQKKYKTSSIIITHDMECAQITADRILVLQDGAYVAEGTYEELAKSESEFVRSFFK, from the coding sequence ATGGAAAAGGAAGCAAAAATAGATATACAGCCCGAAGAAACATCGGAGAAGGAAGCCCCGAAAGCCAATGCTAACGAAATTGTGGTTGAAATTAAAAACCTTAAAAAGAGTTTTGGTTCTAAAGATGTGTTAACCAACATTAATCTCAGCTTAAAACGGGGCGAAAACCTTGTTGTTTTGGGCCGGTCGGGTTCAGGCAAATCGGTAACCATAAAATGTATTGTGGGTTTATTAACCCAGGACGAAGGTGAATGCAAGGTTTTTGGCCAGGAAGTGTCGGATATGGACGACAAGGAACTAAAGGAATTGCGTGTTAAAGTAGGTTTCTTGTTTCAAAGTGGCGCGCTATACGATTCGATGAGTGTGCGCGACAACCTGGAATTTCCACTGATTAGGGTATTAAAGCAGCACGACCAGGCTGAACTGGATAAGGGTGTTAACGATGTACTGCAATCGGTAGGTTTGGCCGATGCGATAGATAAAATGCCATCCGACCTTTCGGGAGGTATGCGTAAACGTATTGGTTTGGCCCGTACCTTAATTGTAAAGCCCGAAATTATGCTTTATGACGAGCCTACCACAGGCCTTGACCCTATTACATCCAGAGAAATAAGTGAACTGATACTGGAAATGCAGAAAAAATATAAAACATCGTCCATCATTATTACCCATGATATGGAGTGTGCACAGATAACCGCCGATAGGATTCTGGTGTTACAGGATGGAGCATATGTTGCCGAGGGCACGTATGAAGAGTTGGCAAAATCGGAATCAGAATTTGTAAGATCATTTTTTAAATAA
- a CDS encoding MlaD family protein has product MKTTTGQKLKIGIFTAIGILILFAAVFLIGSQKNLFSSTYRVHGIFKNVGGLQVGNNVRLAGINVGVVESIEILTDTSVRVDLTINTNFQKFVKKDARLSIGTDGFIGDKLVTIAPGGATTTEAANAEQELRTIPPFDTDKLVAKATKIVDNLGILSGDMSEIVGKINSGKGSIGRLLNNDKMAKDMEHTVNEAKNTMTSVKRTTGTLNEDLKAAQSNFLLKGFFKKKQKAEQAKKDSINKARGIVDTTAKKKRKGFLGLGGKG; this is encoded by the coding sequence ATGAAAACCACCACCGGACAAAAGCTCAAAATAGGCATATTTACAGCTATTGGTATATTGATATTATTTGCCGCCGTATTTTTAATAGGCAGCCAAAAAAACTTGTTTAGCTCCACTTATCGCGTACACGGTATATTTAAAAACGTAGGCGGCCTGCAGGTTGGCAATAATGTGCGCCTGGCAGGTATTAACGTAGGCGTTGTTGAAAGTATTGAAATACTTACCGATACATCTGTAAGGGTTGATTTAACGATAAACACCAATTTTCAAAAATTTGTTAAAAAAGACGCGCGTTTATCAATAGGTACCGATGGTTTTATTGGCGATAAGCTGGTAACCATTGCACCTGGCGGCGCAACTACTACCGAAGCGGCCAATGCCGAACAAGAATTGCGCACCATACCGCCCTTTGATACCGATAAGTTGGTTGCCAAAGCAACTAAAATTGTTGATAACCTGGGCATTCTGTCCGGCGATATGTCTGAAATTGTTGGCAAAATTAATAGTGGTAAGGGCAGCATAGGCCGTTTGTTAAACAACGATAAAATGGCTAAAGATATGGAACATACTGTAAATGAGGCTAAAAACACCATGACATCTGTTAAACGTACCACAGGCACTTTAAATGAGGATTTAAAAGCCGCTCAAAGCAATTTCTTACTCAAAGGCTTCTTTAAAAAGAAACAAAAAGCCGAACAAGCTAAAAAAGATTCTATCAATAAAGCGCGTGGTATAGTTGATACCACAGCCAAGAAAAAGAGAAAAGGTTTTTTAGGATTAGGCGGAAAAGGATAA